A genome region from Marinobacter panjinensis includes the following:
- a CDS encoding dienelactone hydrolase family protein — protein sequence MQTETVEYEINGETFTGYMAYDDEADGKRPGVLVVHEWWGHNEFAREQAEKLAAAGYTAFALDMYGSGKLAEHPEDAQQFMKEATKDMDQVKARFMAAMELLQQHDSVDSSKIAAQGYCFGGAVVLNMARLGVDLDAVVSYHGPLASPIKAEAGKVQPRIHVYTGGADQMVPSDQVSGLVKEMQDAETDLTLVSFPGVMHSFTNPGADKVAEEFDMPIAYDEDAANRSWNGTMRLYDEVFKD from the coding sequence GACGAAGCCGACGGCAAGCGCCCCGGTGTTCTCGTGGTCCATGAATGGTGGGGACATAACGAATTTGCCAGGGAGCAGGCTGAGAAGCTTGCCGCGGCTGGCTACACCGCTTTCGCCCTGGACATGTACGGTTCGGGCAAGCTGGCGGAACATCCTGAGGATGCCCAGCAATTCATGAAGGAAGCCACCAAAGACATGGATCAGGTGAAGGCCCGATTTATGGCCGCCATGGAGCTGCTGCAACAGCACGACAGCGTCGACAGCAGCAAGATTGCGGCCCAGGGATACTGTTTCGGCGGGGCCGTCGTGCTGAATATGGCCCGCCTGGGCGTGGACCTGGACGCCGTGGTCAGCTACCACGGCCCCCTGGCCAGCCCGATAAAGGCTGAAGCCGGCAAGGTCCAGCCCCGGATTCACGTCTACACCGGTGGCGCGGACCAGATGGTGCCATCAGACCAGGTGTCTGGCCTGGTGAAGGAAATGCAGGACGCTGAAACCGACCTGACCCTGGTCAGCTTCCCGGGCGTAATGCACTCCTTCACTAACCCCGGCGCGGACAAGGTCGCCGAGGAGTTCGATATGCCCATTGCCTATGATGAGGATGCTGCCAACCGGTCCTGGAACGGCACAATGCGGCTCTACGACGAAGTCTTCAAAGACTGA
- a CDS encoding cold-shock protein: MSTTTGTVKFFNEAKGFGFITREGGPDVFVHYSAIQGSGFKTLAEGQQVEFTVTQGQKGPQAENVTAI, translated from the coding sequence ATGTCTACTACTACCGGCACTGTTAAGTTCTTCAACGAAGCTAAAGGCTTTGGCTTTATCACTCGTGAAGGCGGCCCGGACGTATTCGTTCACTACAGCGCAATTCAGGGCAGCGGTTTCAAGACTCTGGCAGAAGGCCAGCAGGTTGAGTTCACCGTTACCCAGGGCCAGAAAGGTCCTCAGGCGGAAAACGTAACTGCTATCTAA